From Equus przewalskii isolate Varuska chromosome 7, EquPr2, whole genome shotgun sequence, one genomic window encodes:
- the LOC103564917 gene encoding RIMS-binding protein 3A-like, with the protein MTKDSPSPSGGSRATPKKPSSPSPAAAVLEEQRRELEKLRAELEAERARGRAERRRFATHERQLREVAERERQQLVDHLRSKWEAQRGQELRQLQEEMLREREAEIRQLLRWKEAEMRQLQQLLHRERDGVVRQARELQRQLAEELVNRGYCGRAGAPEAAAAQCHCRLQEVLAQLRWETDGEQASRIRHLQAALDKERQLFLKYILEHFHWHPALSGSPDPQAVHSSGEPPPETAGASRDPPKSACRLESLDSLSSGVRVRSRSLDEVPAACSNSPDSLLPTRSSSLDSLAPARSHSLNSTLSRPKAPESEERASSSPDASIVGSPSPPPPPPPPPPPPPPPPPSEHRRPRDPRRGEEARKQPCGAPTPLPPGLDYHELVKQNAELSDAVQVLARRCSGLREENMQLRRAGFPEEANEKVKRLKVKHAELTGLARRLEDRARKLQETNLRAVSAPVPGESRAGLELCQAFARQRARDLSEQASALLAKDKQIEELRQECHLLQARVASGVSSALHSGGIAARTQGLSVSDLDRLQRESQREVLRLQRQLALQQGTVGARAEAGGQSAPCEEARRQVQELERELGARRLECEELGAQAAAARRRGEEAEAQLQAALREGAWLAKENARLQAQADWTQKVAAENNDVRGQLGRACQERDAAGLLAEQLLQQAARGQDRQQQLQHDLRKALSDLQAAREEMWALQCQPGHPSQEPQESPQTVEYQVKGSGRTKFKPGPEDQASSQPSRDKQEKKEASLLETPVALGEPATAPQVPDRVLASQPLDARPQAKKTSSHLNFSSEVESMWATIQSCPALDMDTASEGEDLEPDSVSSTLEAGDSEAPTTPKFKIFLAQYSYNPFEGPNEHPESELPLTAGDYVYIFGDMDEDGFYEGELEDGRRGLVPSNLVEQIPDSDILGCLPPEAADLGPTRLPAGQTKALKEDAGHSLLHGKAQEAVDRGPCQMVWAGSKTEAAIEISDAKTEHGRLGLQQSVEEEGFSRSLLGANGALCVAPMQLHLQSVAATSAEVTWVYSSSSHPHMVYLGDQEHALTPAGVSSYTFHNLHPGTRYQARVEVRLPWDSLQVLWETMSSTITFDTPLAGPPDPPLDVLVERHASPGLLVVSWLPVTIDSAGSSNGVRVTGYAVYADGLKVAEVADATAGSTLLEFSQLQLPLMCQKVSVRTMSLCGESLDSVPAQIPHDCFTCQQLPETSPFSYTCGDPSTCRVTFSFCPQRLALSSLSAKASPHIPGSCGEPQAQFLEALPEEPPRRRSPMPDLSSEGECPSTGSGRQAQGPADTQEVYRKDLLFQKSPQNHRPPLPSGQPVGEEDHYQHMGTSQSPALGVVHLSPECGPGKEPCQEKAALEKVLRQKQDSQRFAPPQLGTSQRHVSDFCDILQEEAAVCFRPWGTERREQKKELSTQSRRGQALGGKRECQLHEPSSALCPAPSSKVIKMSRGGPPLLGTGVDSPAKLSVALFDYDPLVMSANTEAAEEELAFQKGQLLRAESSQDTHGFYHGECNGQVGHVPGQLVAEVEGCMEQTDGRWHLPAQGHLPSVAHLDTLGEVTNPQSSFPMPQGNPRRPPLWTPMTMMAALDYDPKDERAGGPVKGKLSLRAGDVVKVYGPVDDKGFYYGESGGHRGLVPAHLLDHMSLHGE; encoded by the coding sequence ATGACCAAGGACTCGCCCAGCCCTTCGGGCGGCAGCCGCGCGACACCCAAGAAGCCGAGTAGTCCAAGCCCGGCGGCTGCGGTGCTGGAAGAGCAGAGGCGGGAGCTGGAGAAGCTGCGGGCCGAGCTGGAGGCGGAGCGGGCGCGCGGGCGGGCCGAGCGGCGGCGCTTCGCGACCCATGAGCGCCAGCTGCGGGAGGTGGCCGAGCGGGAGCGGCAGCAGCTGGTTGACCATCTGCGCTCCAAGTGGGAGGCTCAGCGCGGCCAGGAGCTGCGGCAGCTGCAGGAGGAGATGCTGCGGGAGCGCGAGGCCGAGATCCGGCAGCTGCTGCGCTGGAAGGAAGCCGAGATGCggcagctgcagcagctgctgcACCGCGAGCGCGACGGCGTCGTGCGCCAGGCCCGGGAGCTTCAGCGCCAGCTGGCCGAGGAGCTGGTGAACCGCGGCTACTGCGGCCGCGCGGGGGCGCCCGAAGCCGCCGCCGCGCAGTGCCACTGTCGCTTGCAGGAAGTGCTGGCACAGCTTCGCTGGGAGACGGATGGTGAGCAGGCCTCGCGCATCCGTCACCTGCAGGCGGCGCTCGACAAGGAGCGCCAGCTCTTCCTCAAGTACATCCTGGAGCACTTCCACTGGCACCCCGCTTTGTCCGGCTCTCCCGACCCCCAGGCAGTGCATTCTTCGGGAGAGCCGCCGCCAGAGACTGCCGGCGCCTCGCGAGACCCCCCGAAGTCTGCCTGTCGACTCGAATCCCTCGACAGCCTGAGCTCTGGCGTCCGCGTGCGCTCCCGCTCCCTCGACGAGGTGCCGGCGGCGTGTTCCAACTCCCCAGACAGCCTGCTCCCCACGCGCTCCAGCTCCCTCGATTCCTTGGCACCAGCGCGTTCCCACTCGCTCAACAGCACCCTGAGTCGCCCCAAGGCCCCTGAATCCGAGGAGCGGGCCTCTTCCTCGCCAGACGCCTCCATCGTAGGCTCCCCgagccccccgccgccgccgccgccaccaccaccaccaccacctccaccaccaccatcggAGCACAGGAGACCTAGAGAcccaagaagaggagaagaggccAGGAAGCAGCCCTGCGGGGCCCCGACCCCCTTGCCGCCGGGCCTGGACTACCATGAGCTGGTGAAACAGAACGCAGAACTGTCCGACGCGGTGCAGGTGCTGGCGCGCCGCTGCTCAGGCCTGCGCGAAGAGAACATGCAGCTGCGGCGCgcaggcttcccggaggaggcgAACGAGAAGGTGAAGCGTCTCAAGGTGAAGCACGCAGAGCTGACAGGCCTGGCGCGGCGCCTAGAGGACCGGGCCCGCAAGCTGCAAGAGACCAACCTGCGGGCTGTGAGCGCGCCTGTGCCTGGCGAGAGCCGCGCTGGCCTGGAGCTGTGCCAGGCATTCGCCCGCCAGCGCGCCCGGGACTTGTCGGAGCAGGCGAGCGCTCTGCTGGCCAAGGACAAGCAGATCGAAGAACTGCGGCAGGAGTGCCACCTGCTGCAGGCGCGTGTTGCCTCGGGCGTCAGCAGCGCCCTCCACTCTGGGGGGATTGCCGCCCGAACCCAGGGGCTCAGCGTCAGCGACTTGGACCGGCTGCAGCGTGAGTCCCAGCGGGAGGTGCTACGCCTACAGAGGCAGTTGGCGCTGCAGCAGGGCACCGTCGGCGCCCGAGCCGAGGCGGGCGGGCAGAGCGCACCCTGCGAAGAGGCGCGGCGCCAGGTGCAGGAGCTGGAGCGCGAGCTGGGCGCCCGGCGGCTGGAGTGCGAAGAGCTGGGTgcgcaggcggcggcggcgcggcggcgtGGCGAGGAGGCCGAGGCGCAGCTGCAGGCGGCGCTACGCGAGGGCGCCTGGCTGGCCAAAGAGAACGCGCGGCTGCAGGCCCAGGCCGACTGGACGCAGAAGGTGGCGGCCGAGAACAACGACGTGCGCGGACAGCTGGGCCGCGCGTGCCAGGAGCGCGACGCCGCCGGCTTGCTCGCGGAGCAGCTGCTGCAGCAGGCGGCACGCGGACAGGACAGGCAGCAACAGCTGCAGCACGACCTGCGGAAGGCCCTGAGTGATCTCCAGGCTGCCCGGGAGGAGATGTGGGCACTGCAGTGTCAGCCTGGTCACCCTTCCCAGGAACCCCAGGAGTCCCCCCAAACCGTGGAGTACCAAGTTAAAGGTAGTGGAAGGACCAAGTTCAAGCCAGGGCCTGAAGACCAAGCATCCTCACAGCCCAGCAgagacaaacaggaaaagaaggaagccTCCTTGCTGGAGACACCAGTTGCCCTGGGGGAGCCAGCCACTGCCCCCCAAGTGCCAGACAGAGTCCTAGCCAGCCAGCCTCTGGACGCCAGGCCCCAGGCCAAGAAAACCAGCTCCCATCTGAACTTCTCCTCTGAGGTGGAGTCCATGTGGGCCACCATACAATCTTGCCCTGCTCTGGACATGGACACAGCCAGCGAGGGGGAGGATCTGGAGCCTGACAGTGTGTCCTCAACCCTGGAAGCGGGGGACTCAGAGGCCCCCACCACTCCCAAGTTCAAGATCTTCCTGGCTCAGTATAGCTACAACCCGTTTGAGGGGCCCAATGAGCACCCTGAGAGCGAGCTGCCCCTCACGGCTGGGGATTATGTATACATCTTTGGGGACATGGATGAGGACGGCTTTTATGAAGGGGAGCTTGAAGACGGCCGCCGGGGGCTGGTGCCCTCCAACCTGGTGGAGCAGATTCCAGACAGCGATATCCTGGGCTGCCTGCCACCCGAGGCCGCTGACCTTGGCCCCACTCGACTCCCGGCTGGGCAGACAAAAGCTTTGAAGGAAGACGCTGGTCACAGCTTATTACACGGGAAAGCCCAGGAAGCTGTGGACAGGGGGCCATGCCAGATGGTGTGGGCAGGCTCCAAGACAGAAGCGGCAATAGAGATCTCAGATGCCAAAACAGAACATGGCCGGCTGGGCTTGCAGCAGAGTGTGGAGGAGGAAGGTTTCTCCAGATCTCTTCTGGGGGCCAACGGGGCCCTTTGTGTGGCCCCCATGCAACTACACCTGCAGAGTGTTGCAGCCACTTCGGCCGAGGTCACTTGGGTctacagcagcagcagccaccccCACATGGTATACCTTGGTGACCAGGAGCATGCCCTGACCCCAGCAGGTGTGAGCTCCTACACCTTCCACAACCTGCATCCCGGCACACGGTACCAGGCACGGGTGGAGGTGCGGCTGCCCTGGGATTCGCTGCAGGTGCTTTGGGAAACGATGTCCTCCACTATCACCTTCGACACGCCCTTGGCAGGACCCCCTGACCCTCCACTAGATGTGCTGGTGGAGCGCCAcgcctccccaggcctcctggtgGTCAGTTGGCTCCCAGTGACCATTGACTCGGCTGGGTCCTCCAATGGAGTCCGGGTCACTGGCTACGCTGTGTATGCTGATGGGCTCAAGGTTGCAGAAGTCGCCGATGCCACCGCTGGGAGCACCCTGTTGGAATTTTCCCAGCTCCAGCTGCCCCTGATGTGCCAGAAGGTCTCGGTGAGAACTATGTCTCTTTGTGGCGAGTCTCTGGATTCAGTGCCAGCTCAGATCCCTCATGACTGCTTCACCTGTCAGCAGTTGCCAGAGACTTCTCCCTTTAGCTACACATGTGGTGACCCATCCACCTGCAGAGTTACCTTCTCCTTCTGCCCTCAGAGACTGGCGCTGTCTTCCCTGAGTGCCAAGGCCAGCCCCCACATCCCTGGAAGCTGTGGGGAGCCCCAGGCCCAGTTCCTAGAAGCACTCCCTGAAGAACCCCCAAGGAGGCGGTCCCCAATGCCTGACCTGAGTTCAGAAGGAGAATGTCCAAGCACAGGGTCTGGCCGCCAAGCCCAGGGGCCTGCAGACACCCAGGAGGTCTACAGAAAGGACCTGCTCTTTCAGAAGAGTCCCCAGAACCACAGGCCACCTCTGCCCAGTGGCCAGCCTGTGGGGGAAGAAGACCACTACCAGCACATGGGCACCAGCCAAAGCCCTGCTCTGGGAGTCGTCCATCTGTCCCCTGAGTGTGGGCCTGGGAAAGAACCATGTCAGGAAAAGGCTGCCCTCGAGAAGGTCCTTAGGCAAAAGCAAGATTCCCAAAGGTTTGCCCCTCCCCAGCTGGGCACCAGCCAACGGCATGTGTCTGACTTTTGTGACATTTTGCAGGAGGAGGCGGCAGTATGCTTCCGACCGTGGGGCACAGAGAGGCGAGAGCAGAAAAAGGAGCTTAGTACCCAGAGCAGGCGAGGTCAGGCTCTGGGGGGCAAGAGAGAGTGCCAGCTCCATGAGCCCAGCTCAGCGCTGTGTCCAGCTCCATCCAGCAAAGTCATTAAGATGTCCAGGGGTGGCCCCCCATTGCTGGGGACAGGGGTGGACTCCCCAGCCAAGCTCTCTGTGGCCCTCTTTGATTATGACCCCCTGGTGATGTCTGCCAATACTGAGGCtgcagaggaggagctggcctTCCAGAAAGGGCAGTTGCTGAGAGCGGAGAGCTCTCAGGACACCCATGGCTTCTACCATGGTGAATGCAATGGGCAAGTGGGCCACGTCCCTGGGCAGCTGGTGGCCGAGGTGGAGGGGTGCATGGAGCAGACTGATGGAAGGTGGCATTTACCGGCTCAAGGGCACCTGCCCTCTGTGGCCCACCTTGATACCCTTGGGGAGGTCACCAATCCCCAGAGCTCCTTCCCTATGCCCCAAGGGAACCCCAGGAGGCCCCCACTGTGGACTCCAATGACCATGATGGCAGCTCTGGACTATGACCCCAAGGACGAGCGAGCAGGGGGCCCAGTGAAGGGCAAGCTGTCACTGAGGGCAGGGGACGTGGTCAAGGTCTACGGGCCTGTGGATGACAAGGGATTCTATTATGGGGAGTCGGGTGGCCACAGGGGCCTGGTCCCAGCTCACCTGCTGGATCACATGTCCCTCCATGGAGAGTGA